The genomic stretch ACTACTTCCATAACAAGAATTAACACATTATGAAATGTGGGTCTATCTATCCCTTCAAAATGGACTTCCTCTTTGTGTTCTTATTTATGTCTTTaataacatacattttcatattgatGTTCAGCTTTCTCATTTTTAATAACGAACAGGACAAGTCTGGCTCTCACCCAATCTGGCCACTGGTGTATGTAGCGCCCTCTGGTGGCAGACACAATGGCATAATGGCAGCGTGGAATGTGAGTGATTGTTGGAGTTTTATCAGGGCAATGTCATGATTGTAGTTTGCATCATCTGGGTTATTGTATTCAgggtgggggtggagagaggCGACACCAAGAGGGGTGAGCTTTGCTAGTTTTTCTGCATCATTGTCTCCCACAAAAACCTTGAAATCAAAACAGAATTCAACTTCAGAATAGATCTTCAACTTCTTAAAATCTGACATCACTGAAGGACTTCTACACACGTAATTCAAACGTTAGCCTGTGGTGGCTTTACCAAAGTACTGAAGGCTTCTCTTTGCCTGTAGTTACTATACCTTTAAAAACATAAGCAGGAAATTCTTTTGTTCTCCAGTGTCCAATGAATTGATGGGTACGTGTCACAATCTACCTACCCGAAGTTTCTCCTTTAGCACAGGTGTGCCCTGTTGCACCAGGTTATGAGCTGCAGTCATGATCCAGCGGTCCCCGATCACAATGGCCCCTCCTCTGCTTCCATCCACACTGAGCATCACCTGCCAGGGTATGGTTTTGTCTGGGGCTTTGTCTCCCCCCATGATCCTCTGAAAGCCTGAGATGGGCTCCGTGGGCTGGCCACAGACTGGGGGTGGGGGGTAAAGTAGTGATGAGGGTCACACAAATACATACAGGATGGTATTTGGGGGATATGGTAAAGAAAATGGTACTTAAGGAGTTACCTGGGATACATGAGGGAATGACATGGGTATCAAGGTTGTCTCTCCACTTTCTATCTGCTGCACAAGTGTAGCTCActgaaggacagacagacagacatagagtgGTTGTCAacacaaattaaataaaaaaatattattgttTAGTGAGCAAATGTGTGTGACTGATgaaggatagttaaacatctcacCAGTTGCTCCTCCAAGGAGTGAGTAGAAAGGTTCATTGCAGTGGTACTGAATGACGGAGAGGTACTGGTTCTGAGAGCCAGATATGAACTTTACCCCTCCATTCAACAATGCTTCAGGTTCCCCACAGTCAATTActgcacagggagagagagagagagagagagagagagagagagagagagagagagagaaagagagagagaaaccaaaaTACATCTGTGTTTAATGTGGAACTTGACTGTATTAGGTTGtgatcatagaaatataatcaatTTCTATGGTTGTGACTCACTGTGGCACTCAGGGAGGGAGAGGTGCCACTTTCCATTATTTTGACACATGGAGGCATAGCTCTTGATCTCTCTGccatcctgagagagagagagagagatagagagagagagagagagagagagagagagagcgagagagagagagagagagagagagagagagagagagagagagagagagagagagagagagagagagagagagagagagagcgagagagagagagagagcgagagagagagagagagagagagagagagagagagagagagagagagcgagagcgagagcggagagagagagagagagagagcgagagcgagagagagagagagagagagagagagagcgagagagcgagagagagagagagtttagtcGATACACTGACAGTTTAGTCGCTCTTCACAGGGGATATTTCCAGGAAAAGAGCCCTTGAAGAAAATAGAAAGACTGAATATAAacaagagaaggaaagagagaaggaagtaTGAGGAAAGAGAGAATGATAAGAGGCAGGGTAAAAAAGGGATTGTTTAATCTCACCATAATTAGTTTGTAGCCAGAGTCACAGCGGACTTGGATGTAGTCTCGGTAATAGTACTGGAGAAAGTTTGGGGTGACTCTTCCATTGGTGACATAACTGGGTGAAGCACACTGCACCCCTATGAACAACAACACAGACATATCAACTTTGACCTGTATTCTCTGCTTTACTTCCGGGAGGTTTTACCTTCTCACCTTTTTTGCCCTTCACCAGTTTGCATCTGGCCTTCCCTTCATACTCTCCCTtgctctgtctttctccctgtcctcttccattatctccctctacctctgttctccctctctatgcctttccccctccctctctcactctgagtagtgtagtggaggctccaGCCCTGGCTCAGACCAGCCCAGTCTGTGTGGTAGTCTAGCTGGACAGTGTGAGAGTTAGTGGGCATTAGTCCAGGACTCTTCCCTCCACACAGCTTCTGGGGTTCCTTGTCTGGGATGGACACCTGGGTGAGGCAGAGGAGATATCAAACACTGTAAACATAGCGTCCTGAACACAGACACaaaccttgacacacacacatgcatgaacacacacatgaacaaacacacacattcaataCTTAATTAATGCAGTGGTCAGGGCATTGTACAGTGTTACCTGTAGCCAGTGGTAGAGGCAGCTGGGTACATTCTGGGTGCCTATGTGCTCTATGTGGAAGCTGTCAGTGAAGTTGAGGGTGACGATGAACCCAGGCTCCACAGAGATGACGTACTGACAGGCCAGGCCGTGGGGTGACGGGTCAGGGTACCCCGGGCTGGACAGAGTCCCCTCTGGTTCATCAAATATACCCCCACCACAGGACACTggtcagggggagagagagatgtccaTAAGATGTATATgactacagtacacacacacacacacacacacacagatagagagtAGGTGTACTCACAGACACAAGTGCGCTGGTCAGGGCGGAGCTCGTAGCCATGGCGACAGGAGCACATGTAGGAGCCCAGGGTGTTGTGGCAGAACTGGGAGCAGAGTGGACCAGAACCATCCTCAGGGTCTGGAGCTGAACACTCATCTATGTCTgggatagggatggagagagggatggagaagagaggtggagggaaggagagaggtggggggtgtAGCTTAGCATCACACAGTGATGTCACCTTCCCTGAGACTTGCATGGTGTTTGTGGTTTAACAGTGTTCTACAGTTGGCTTGGATATGTAGTACTGTTGTGAGCAGGGTATCTGATCCTCTAGTGGGGTTGGTACGGGCTACACTACCTTTGGCCTGATAGTGGGCGGAGAAGCCAAGGTGCTGGTGTGGCTCAGGGTTCGTGTCGTCTGTCTGAAAGACCAGGGTGAGCCTGTTGCCTGGAGACAAGAGTGGCTGGTTGCCTGGGTGATGTCCATCAGCAGAATTCTCCTGACCACAGAACTTTGCAAGGACCTTCTTGTCATATAAAACCTGGAATGACAGAGTGAAGAAGGTTCTTGGACATATTTAAATATCGGTAAGAAACATTGAATACATCctaatacattttataataaggtATCGAAGTATTCTTTTGAAGTCCACTGACCGTGAGTGAGTCGTAGTAACAGTTGGCGGAAGGCTCGATGTCCAGTTGAGTGAAGCTGAGCTGGAGCTGGTAGCCCTCAGGTACACTGAGGTCCCACTGTTGTGACAAGGCAGCAGGGTATGGCTGGGGGAACTGGGGGGACTGGACCTCCCCATGTAGGGCTGGCAGGGACCGGGCCAACCgccaacactcacacacagagacacaaagcaGCCTGGAGCAGAGcaacacagggagagagggctgagaTGGGAGGTATAGGAGGAGTTGTGTGTCACAACAAGGTAAAAACAGCCCCTTGAAACATGTCTGTATGATGACTCTGATCAGAAAGAGAGCTATTTTCTGATCTGTGGCCAGGAAGTAGAAGAAAACATAATCTAATGATGCTGTAGGAATCATATGTTCTTATCATCCTTCAAGATGAAGGCTCAATAAACATTAAAACCACTGGTGTGCTGAGtaatattgtcacggtttcggccgaggctgcgcctcctccttgttcgggcaggcttcggcggtcgtcgtctccggagtactagctgccaccgttctatgtttcgatgttcgtttggtttggtctgtttgtacacctgttctttgttagtgttgattatgtgccctataagttctcttaggttttgtcatgtgttgtgtgtaattgtttcgtgtcagctAGGCGTTAgtttgttctctctcgttctgtgtTTGTTTTGAGagtgtccgcactgtgtgcgcagtTTGGGTTACGCACTGTTCCCTGTGTGCGTAATTGTTTCGCTTGCCCTCCGGCTGGGATTTTGCCGTGAGCCTTTTGTATTTGTTTGATcctcactaaagactgttgaagagcctctgtagtcctgcgcttgatttctgcACCACATCTACGCTCAGCCCTTGACAAATATTAACAAACAGGTTACACTTTATTTGAACTCTTTCTCACAAGTGCTAGTTATGTGACACAATGTAATTGTACACCTTCACGGCAGCTGGTCTGTTTTGACAACTGACTTTAGACACTCACGAAAGCAGTTGTTGTTTAGGTTCACTTACCTATAGCCAATGGGTTCAAGTACAGTGTAACCAAACAAACTCACCAGATGAACGGATGGGTCCAGTCCATGTTGAAGGTCCTGGCAACAAATGTTTCTGTTGTTATTGTTTTACTGTTGTGTTGCTATTGCTCACATGTATTAGACCTGAATTCCCTGCAGTCTGTGTGTCCCAATAGAGACCTATGGTGAAGTATTATGCTAGGAGTCTAAAAGTCATGTTAAAACCTGCCCTGTTTGACTTGGCTGAAATAGACGAAAgagaaggggggaagagagagagggagaggtgaaagAGACCGAGCGAAagagtagtggtggtggtggagtcaaAAGACTACAATTGACCAGTTCTTAAGGTAAAGCTTTTTTTACGTTAATGTTGAAAATGTTGAACTATAAAAGGCAGAATGCGGATCTACCAGAGGTtggaggggagggggtagaggggaggaaggggggagaaaaggggagggaggagagagagagagagaatgggaggaaAGTGTTGTGTGTTCAGTGGTCTTCCCGTAAAGTCTGTTTGATAAGTTTGTTTTGTTTACACACAGGGACAAACTCCATGCTGGCCTGGGTATGTCAGTTCAGGTCACACGCTGAAGGGATGTACTGTAGTGGTGCTACACTGTTGACCTTTTCATGAAGAACACACTATACACTAAACACTATCCACTATAGTATTCAGATGATCTACCTTTTTTAAACTACATCCCTGGTCACATGTTTAGTTTTAAGATATGACAGCCTACAGTATGTTAGATAGATAAAACCCTGATGAAGGCAGCTTAGCTGTGGAAACATTGGTATTTAGTGCATTCATTGCATCTGAGCCTCGGAAATGTGTCCAGCTTTTCTTTTCTAAGCCTACAGTGTGTTGCCATCATAAATGAAATATTATTAATATATTGTGAGATTTATTTGGAAGTGTGCAAAAATAAATAGAGGTTCCACTTTATAAGATGTTTAATGACACAGAAAGACAGATGTTGAGAGAACAGACGTCATTGATTGCCACTACAACTCATATTAGTCTAGTTCTCCTTCATGGTCTTCTTGATCCAGTATATGTAGTTAGCCATGTGGGTGTTTACCCCATATTGGCCTGGTTTTACACATCCTTTTGCCCAGCTAATGATCCCTGCTGCCCAGAAATGTTCCGCCTCCTTCAGGATGTACACCCCTCCATTGTCCCCTGTACATTTAGACTTGCCCCCCTCAGGTAATGTGTCACAGAACATGTCCCAGTTGTGCCCACTATCATTCGGGGCAACAGCAGCTCTGCATGTTTCCTGATCCACCACAGGAAGCTGGACATATTGGAgcttatttaagcaataaggcccgagggggtgtggtatatggccaatataccacggctaagttcTTACGCAcaacgcaacgtggagtgcctggacacagcccttagccgtggtatattggccatatatcacaaaccccagaggtgccttattgctattataaactgattaCCAATGTATTTAGAacagtaaaataaatgttttgtcatacacgtggtatacggtctgatataccacagctgtcagccaatcagcatgcagggctcaaaccacccagtttataatgaaaATTATGTCACGACTCCTACACCAAACcctggagagaaagagggagcgagagcgagagagagagagttaaatacTGAATGAAATTAACATCCGCTGAATGAAATTAACCTCAAAACCAGTGGTTGGTGGTCGGTATATCATGCTCTTGCAACATTATTGGTCAGCAATGGCTACAATCTCTCTCTTACCCAATCTTCCCAGGGGTGTATTTAGCACCTGCTGCTGGCAGACACAGTGGCATCACTGAATCGTTGAATGTGATTGGATGTTGGAGTTTGATCAGGCCGATGTCATTATCTTAATTTGGCCAAAAGTATCTGTAATTTGATTGAGGTGGAGCtcgaataaatgaaggtgtggcggaggtgtgtctacagatacaccatATTCTGatcttgacttaattccctaataattccaccacctttaagCGTGAGGAAACCATAAATAAGGTCTAGCAAACCTAccagttccaagtggaaaaagcatctacgtTTCccatagaaataacaccattctccatgcactgtaatttacaacttaATTAGatctattgataagagctaggtaaatgagtaatcagTTTGGAGAAGAGGATTGCAAATACACAAAGCAAATGTTTTAGATGATTTGTCCAGCCATaaggaagcaaactgaaaatcatatcaacatgacatgtattgcgCAGTGAAATAGGATATAAATAGCTGTGCTGTTATTCAGAATTCTAATTGTGTGCCTTCAATTTGCGTGGATGAAATTAGGAGACCCAAGGCTTCTGTAGGGTTGAACCTGCCCAGTTGATGTATGCCCTTTACAATGTTATGAGTATATGCCCGGGCTTTACTCCTTTTCCCTTTTtccatgttaaatattagccaccatctggagccaccgtcagtaatacccatacatttatttttgcatcattccattccattcagtTTACCTTTCTTTTCTGTCACGTTCTTGTAAATTGTTCCTGAGGGTTGCTAGCATtcgtggatcatattaggctaacgttgtgcaataatgaatcattatggaactcagaccacacgtAGTAGGGTCATTCCTATCATGTGGTGCCTTTTCTGTCCCCAGGAAATATCACTTATTTACTGTaaaatgtggattccaaaaggctttaaatataaGGTCAGGTGTCCTTTACCTTAACAACACCAAAATATGGATCCTGAAAGTGAATTTTATGCATTTTAAACACTTTTTGTCAGTGGATGTAGGTGTTTTGGCCATGTCCCCAAGTGTTATTTATCAACTTCCACAAGAAATATAAGCCATAAAATCAAATCTTTATTCATTATTTTATAGTCCTAGTTAAAGTCTTTCATCAATACAGTTTCTCATGATTATtgtatttgttattattttatttaagatGTTCTGTGTGTCCCTGATATCACTTTCAACACTGTTAGTTTGTTGTAATTCTCCATTTAAGAAAACATCCCCTTCCTACAATGACACCACATTCAGGAAGTGTCATAATTTCTTTGGTGGGAAAACAATGATGCAAAGctaaataaataaacactcaGTTGTATCTATTTGTCCATGTTGTTAGTCTGCATGTCCCACTCAAAAATGTCCACCCTGGCTAAATTATAGAGAAAAAATTTAACAATCTAAATGTTAAAATATGTTTGATAGGGAAGTTAAAATCAAGTTCAAGTGTTCACCATTATTCTAGATCAATCTTGCTCACTCACAGAGCTATGGCTAACTTGGGCTCAACATTTCCACCATGTTAGGTTCCACCTTGTCAGGGTTATGTGCCTAACAAATTGGAAAATGCACCCAAAAATGTTGTAAGTACCTGAGCTTGACCAATATGTTTTTCTGAAAGTCAAACATGTCCTTTTTCTGATAGAATACTAAACAAAATGATAATTAAAGGTGCaccatatttaaagggatggcttaagataaatgtacagGAAGCcccattgaatgaaaactccacgagaaaataTGTTGGcaagcaagtgggagggttttcagtggtTGAATGAAATGTATGCAAAGCACGCAGGGTAGCCACACCTGCAGAGCATGTTACTCGACTAaataagtctgaataccaaatactgacaagtatcagaactcaggataagacccagatgcagacagttcgaatcacagatgtttatttacaaaacagggggcaggcaaacaacaggtcaagggcaggcagaggtccgTAATCCAGGGCAGTGTCAGTAAGGTAaagaatggcaggcaggctcagggtcagggcaggcagaggtcagtaatccagggcagtgtcagaaagttacagaacggcaggcaggctcaggctcagggtcagggcaggcagaatggtcaaaaccggaagaactagaaaacagggataaaacacgctggtaggcttgacgagacaagacgaactggcaacagacaaacagaaaacacaggtataaatgcacaggggataatggggaaaatgggcgacacctggagggaggtggagacaagaacaagacaggtgaaacagatcagggtgtgacaagaagtgcgtaggaaaggcataAATTCCTACATCGGGATCGGGCCCATACAGCATCGTATGACCGTTACCTTAATGTCTTCCTTGGTCAGTTCAGAGGTCATGACCCACGGGTCTCTGATCACTGCGGCCCACTCATTACTCTGTCTTTGACTCTGAACTAAGCATACCAGGGGAAGATTGCGTTAGGAGCAATATCCCCACCCAGAACCCTCTGGTAACTCTCCAGGGACACCGCTGGATGACCGCACactagaagaggagaagaggagggtttCTTTCAACAGtgttatatttaagcaataaggcccgagggggtgtggtatatggtcaatatacaatggctaagggctgttcttatgcacccATGGCTAAGAGCTGTTCTTATGCAAGAAGCAACACAGAGTGCTtgaatacagcccttagccgtggtatatttggCCTTTACTAGTATAGCTCATAGAAACACATTCaaaaacacattcataaatggcaaatagacagtcaaaaaatgtatcataaggaatgcagttttgaagtgtctgtcctatatctaggagatataagaaagctcaggaaatatatatatatatactaccagtcaaaagttttagaacacccccATTTTTCAAGTTTTATTGAAATTTAAGCAGTTCAAGTCCAGTGAGTAATGTGAAATGGTACAAAGGTAA from Coregonus clupeaformis isolate EN_2021a chromosome 29, ASM2061545v1, whole genome shotgun sequence encodes the following:
- the LOC121586209 gene encoding complement C1r-A subcomponent-like; translation: MDWTHPFIWLLCVSVCECWRLARSLPALHGEVQSPQFPQPYPAALSQQWDLSVPEGYQLQLSFTQLDIEPSANCYYDSLTVLYDKKVLAKFCGQENSADGHHPGNQPLLSPGNRLTLVFQTDDTNPEPHQHLGFSAHYQAKDIDECSAPDPEDGSGPLCSQFCHNTLGSYMCSCRHGYELRPDQRTCVLSCGGGIFDEPEGTLSSPGYPDPSPHGLACQYVISVEPGFIVTLNFTDSFHIEHIGTQNVPSCLYHWLQVSIPDKEPQKLCGGKSPGLMPTNSHTVQLDYHTDWAGLSQGWSLHYTTQRVQCASPSYVTNGRVTPNFLQYYYRDYIQVRCDSGYKLIMDGREIKSYASMCQNNGKWHLSLPECHIIDCGEPEALLNGGVKFISGSQNQYLSVIQYHCNEPFYSLLGGATVSYTCAADRKWRDNLDTHVIPSCIPVCGQPTEPISGFQRIMGGDKAPDKTIPWQVMLSVDGSRGGAIVIGDRWIMTAAHNLVQQGTPVLKEKLRVFVGDNDAEKLAKLTPLGVASLHPHPEYNNPDDANYNHDIALIKLQQSLTFHAAIMPLCLPPEGATYTSGQIGMVSGFGIKEHDIIANELRYIRLPVVGEDKCQDSVKKAKAATPITRIPLLTDNMFCAGVPEGGKDSCMGDSGGAYVLKDDSTKRFWAAGIVSWGVGCGQSGRYGVYTRVAKYIGWINKTMEDNK